DNA from Rubripirellula lacrimiformis:
GCGGCGATCCAGAATCAAAAGAAAGCGCCTGCCAAAGCCACCCGCCCCAAAGTTGGCAAGACCAAAGCCAAAGCGGAATCGGCACTGGATTGGGTGTCGGAGGCTCCATCTGCCCATTGGATTTGGCGTCAAGACCAACCCACGGCGAACGACCCCATCTACCTTCGTCACCAATTCAAGATCGGTGATTCCAATGAATCCCCATCCGTGAAATCGGCTCGGCTGTATTTCACATGCGATAACGGAGCCTCGGTTTGGATCAACGGAAAATCAGCGGGGCGGTGCAGCGACTGGATGTATCCGGTGACCATGCTGGACGCCGAAAAACTGCTTCAGGAAGGTGAGAACCAAATTGCGGTCAAAGCAGCCAACCGTGGCGGCACCGCTGCATTCGTGCTGAAGCTTGAAATCGAGACCACCGATGGCAAGAAACACCAGATCGTCAGCACGCCGAACTGGAAACTATCAGACCGTGAAACCGACGGTTGGCAACAATCCAGTTTCAACGATTCCGACTGGAATCTGGCGGTCATTGACAAGGGTAAGTTTGACGTTGGCCCTTGGAACAAACCCGGCATCACGTCGCCGGATGCTGGACGCGGCAAAGGCAAGGTCGATTCGCTGAGCGTGGACACGATCAAAGTCGCTGATGGGTTCAAAGTGGAACTGGTCTACCGGGTGCCCAAGTCGGAACAAGGAAGTTGGGTGTCGCTGACCACCGATGACCAAGGCCGATTTTATGCCAGCGATCAAGGCGACGCGGGTCTGTATCGATTGACCGTGACCGACGCAAAGCAGACCGCCGCGGACGCCAAACCAAACGTCAAAGTAGAAAAGATGCCAGTCAACGTTTCCGGTGCCCAGGGAATGGTGTGGCACGATGGTGCGTTGTACTTCAATCGCGCCAGCACGCCGCTGTACCGATTGACCGATTCCACGGGTGATGGATTGTTGGACCATGCCGACGAACTAACGGGATCCCAAGGCGGTGGCGAACACGGTAACCATGCGGTGATCGCGTACGGTGACGGAAAGCACCTGTACGTCGATGCCGGCAACCACACGAACCTTCCGGATGCATCCCAAATCTCCGGATCGCGGGTACCGACTTGGGACGAAGACCTGTTGCTGCCACGCGAATGGGACGCCAACGGACACGCCCGCGGCCGGCTGGCCCCGGGTGGGTGGATCACGAAGTTCGATCCCGAAACCAAAACACACGAAGTCGTTTCCATCGGCTATCGCAACCAATACGACATCACGCTGAACCGTGCGGGCGATCTGTTCACCTACGACGCGGACATGGAATGGGACCTGGGATCACCTTGGTATCGTCCCACGCGAATCAATCATGCCGTCAGCGGTTCGGATTACGGTTGGCGCAGCGGTTCGGGCAAATGGCCAGAGTACTACGAGGACAGTCTTCCCGCGGTACTGAACATCGGTCCGGGCAGCCCGACGGGCGTGGTCAGTGGCCAGGGGACAAAGTTCCCGGCAAAGTACCAAGACGCGATCTTCGCACTCGATTGGACCTTTGGCACCATCTACACAATCCACCTGACGCCGGACGGTGCAGGTTGGCGTGGACAGCAAGAAACGATTTGTCACGGATCGCCGCTGCCAGTCACCGACGCGATTGTCGGGCACGACGGAAATCTGTATTTCACGACCGGCGGTCGTGGCACGGATTCGGCTCTGTTTCGCATCATCTACGTTGGCGATGAATCAACCCAGCCCGTTGCTGGCGAACTGGCTGGCGAAGACGCTAGACAGCTTCGTCGTCGACTGGAAAAGTTCCATGGCCACGAAGATGCCAGTGCGGTCGCTGCCGCATGGCCGCACCTGTCCAGCAGTGATCGTTGGCTGCGACACGCAGCACGCATCGCGATTGAATCTCAACCGGTTGAACAATGGGCCGAACGAGTCAGCACGGAACCGAACCGCCAGGCTCGCATCACCGCCACCGTGGCATTGGCTCGCAGCGGGAACCCATCGCATCAGGCAGCTCTGTTGGCGGCACTTCTAGACTTGGACCTAGCCGAACTGGACGACGCTCAGCTACTCGGTTTGCTTCGCGCTTATGCACTCACCTTCATTCGCTTGGGCGAACCCAACGCGGGCCAACGCGAACAGGTGATCGCAGCGCTCGATGCCCATTTCCCGCACGCCAACAAAGACGTGAACACGGAACTGATCCGAGTGCTGGTGTACCTGAACGCCCCGGGCGTGATCGAAAAGACCATCCAATTGATGGCTGACGCCGATTCGGCACCGCCTGCATGGGCCGCAAACATTGATTTCACGAGCAACCCACGGTATGGATCAGGCATCCAAAAGATGTTGGCCAACCAACCGCCGTCGCACGAGATCAACTACGCGTTCATGCTTCGCAATCTGCGTGATGGCTGGACCATGGATCAGCTTCGCAGCTACATCCAGTTCATCAACAAGGCCGCCGAATTCAGTGGCGGCAATAGCTACGGGAAATTCCTGGCGAACCTGCGAGACGAAGTGCTGGGGATTCTGAACAACGACCAACGGGCTCAACTGGCAGACATCAGCGGCGAAGACTTCAACCCCGTTCCCGATTTCAAGATCACCGCGCCCCAGGGACCGGGAAAGAAATGGACTCAGGCCGACGCCAGTCAACACATCGGATCCAAGCAACTGCGGGCAGCCGATTTCCAGAGCGGACGAAATCTGTTCCACGCCGCCCAGTGTGCCAGCTGTCACCGATTCGATGGTTTGGGCGGCGACGTCGGCCCCGACCTGACGACGGTGAAGAACAAGTTCGACGCCAACTACCTGTTGGAATCGATCATCCAGCCCAGCAAGGTGATCAGCGATCAATACAGTTCCAAAGCGGTGCTGCTGGCCGACGGCCGGCTGCTAACCGGATTGGTCATCGACAACGGCGACACGCTGGATATCTATCCACCGGCCAAGACCAGCGAAGAACTGAAACCGATCACCGTTGATGCCGACGACATCGAACTGATCCGCGAGTCGCCGATTTCGCAGATGCCACAGGAAATGCTGGATACGCTTAGCGGAAACGAAGTACGCGACTTGATCGCCTATCTGCTATCCGGCGGAGATCCCGCCGCCAAGGTTTATGGCAAATGAGCCTCGCGGTGATCAGCCAGTCCGTCCGTCAAGCGATGATTTCCTTGACAACACGACTGGGTTCGACCCCGGTTAGTTTTTGATCAAGGCCTTGGAACGGAAAGGTCAGCTGCCGGTGGTCCACACCCAATTGGTGCAACATCGTTGCATGCAGATCGCGTACATGGACCGGATCGGAAACCACGTTGTAGCTGAATTCATCGGTCGTGCCGTAACGCATGCCGCCTTTGATTCCGCCACCGGCAAGCAACGCCGTAAAACAGCGTGGGTGATGGTCGCGTCCATAGGTTTCGGCGTCCAGTTTGCCCTGGCAGTAGACCGTCCGCCCGAACTCACCGGCAAACACCACCAACGTGTCCTCCAGCAGGCCACGCTGTTCTAGATCGCGAAGCAAACCCGCCGTCGGCTGGTCCACATCCTGGCACTGGCCTCGCAAGTTTTCGGGCAACCGCGAGTGGTGATCCCAGCCGCGGTGGAACAACTGGATGAAGCGAACATCGCGTTCGGCCATCCGCCGCGCCAGCAGACAATTCCGAGCGTAGGATCCTGGCTGGGTGACCTCTGGACCGTACAGGTCCAACGTTTCCTGGGACTCGTCCGCGATGTCCGTCAATTCGGGCACCGACGTTTGCATGCGAAAAGCCATCTCTTGCTGGGCGATCGTGGTTTCGATCTCCGGATCACCAATTTCGGCAAAGTGTTTCTGATTGAACTGGTCCAACGAATCCAGCATTCGCCGACGAACCCCCGCATCCACTCCGGTTGGATTGGACAGGAACAAGACCGGATCGCCCGAGGTCTGAAAACTAGTCCCTTGATGTTTCGATGGCAGGAACCCGCTTCCCCAAAGACGCGAATACAGTGCTTGCACATTGACTTTTCCGCTCCAATGAGCCGATGGCATGACCACATAGTCCGGCAGGTCTTTGTTCAACGTGCCCAGTCCATAGCTGAGCCATGCGCCCATGCTGGGTTTGCCCGGGATCTCCGACCCGGTACAGAACGAAGTCTTTCCCGGATCGTGGTTGATCGCGTCGGTGTTCATCGAATCAATGAAGCACAGCTTGTCGACCTGAGTGGACATTTGGGGCAACAACTCGCTCATCCATAGCCCACTCTGTCCCTTCTGTTCAAACTTGAACGGGCTCGGCATCACCAATTGTTCTTTGCCACGAGTCATCGCGGTGACGCGTTGCCCCATGCTGACCGACGGTGGCAGCGCTTGGTTAAAATGCTTTTGAAGATCGGGTTTGTAATCAAACAGGTCAAGCTGGCTGGGTGCACCGGCCATGAACAGAAAAATGACACGTTTCGCTTTCGGTGGAACGTGGCATCCAGGCGGCAGATCATCCGTGGTGCCGTGGGCCGATCCCGCTGGGGACGCAGATGCGATCCGCGGTCCGGTCACCAACGATGCCATCGCGGCCGTCCCCAACCCCATTCCACTATTGGCTAGGAACCGACGACGATTCACCAGCGTTTCGTACGCATTCAAAGGATGGACCATTCTAGTTTTTCGTCTTCGTGATATCGAGGTTGTAGAGCGTACTGCACAGAACCGTCCAAGCGGCAAGTTCCGTCTTTTCCTGCTGGGAATCCAACGTCAAATCGCGACACAGATCGTTGGCCATGCCGGGATCCTGCTGATAGCGGATCACGAGATCATCCAATAGCGAATTTGCGATTTTCTGTTCGTCCGCATCAGGCAATTTTCCGGTCACCGTTTCCCATGCGAACCGCAACCGCTGATCGACGGGCTGTGCCAGAACCGATTGCGCCAAGCGACGTGACGCCATCAAGTATTCGCTTTCATTCAGCAACAACAGTGCCTGCGATGGAGTGTTGGTCCGTTCGCGTCGTGCGATACAAGCGTCGCGAATGGGCGCGTTCAGGATCGTCATCTGGGGCGGCGGCATCGCACGTTTCCAGAACGTATAGACACTGCGTCGGTAGATGGCGTCACCCGAATCCGGCTTGAACGTTTCCCCGATCATGGAAACCGCTTTCCACAAACCATCGGGCTGGGGTGGCTTCACACTGGGGCCGTGCATTTCGGTCGACAGCGATCCGCTGGTTGCCAATATCTGGTCGCGGATCATTTCAGCATCCAATCGATAGCGTGACCCGCGTGCAAGCATCCGGTTCTCGGGGTCGGCCTTAAAGACGTCCGGCGTTGCAGTGGAGGACTGTCGATAGGTTTTCGACATCGCAATCTGTTGAACCAGCGACTTGACGTCCCAGCCCGATTCGACGAACGATACCGCCAATTCGTCCAGCAAGTCCGGGTGTCTGGGCACATCGCCTTGGTTGCCAAAATCTTCGGCCGTCTTGATCAGGCCGACACCAAAGAACGACTGCCAAAAACGATTGACGGCGACGCGAGCGGTCAACGGGTTGTCGGCCGCCACGAACCACTCGGCCAGGTCCATCCGCGATGCGACTTCGGACGACTTCACCAGCGGTGGCAGGAATCCGGGAGTGCCCCGCTGGACCACTTCGCCGGGTGCATCGTACTGGCCGCGAACCAACACAAACGTTTCACGCACATCCGGACGTTCCCTCATCACCATCGCTTTTGGAACGGTCGTTTCGATCGATTTGCGTCGCTTATCCAGATTACGAATCTGTTTCTCGATCTCTGCCGGGCTCTGCGTTTGCTGGTCCGATTGATCCGGTGTGGACGATTCCGCCGCGGCTGCCTTTGCGATCCGAAGTTGATCATTCAGTTTGGCGATCTGGTCATCCAATTGCTGCAGGTCAGCATCTTGCTGGGGCGTCGGGAATCGAGCGTAGGGTTCCTGCAAACCGTCGACGGTCTGACGCGGATTGGTCTCTGGCGCCGAGTCGATATTGTTAAAGAAGGCATACAGAGAAAAGAAGTCTTTCTGGGTGATGGGATCAAACTTGTGGTCGTGGCACTGGGCACATTGCACCGTCAGTCCCATGAACGCGGTCCCCACAGCGGTCACACGGTCCAACACGTTCTTCACGTGGCTTTCTTCGGGAAGCGCGGTCCCCTTGTCGATGATCAGGTGCAATCGATTGAACCCGGACGCGATCAACTGATCCTTGGTCGGTTCGGGGTACAGGTCGCCAGCGATTTGATAACGCACAAAGTCGTCATAGCTTAGATTCTGGTTGAACGCTGCAATCACCCAGTCACGATACGCCACGTGATTGCGATAGAAATCTTTGTGCATCCCGTTGGTGTCCGCGAACCGAACCAAGTCCAACCAATAGCGAGCCATGTGTTCGCCGTACTGAGGCCGGTCGATCAATTCGGTGACCAGATGTTCCCAGGCGGCTTCGGCGTCTTTCGAATACGCATCAACGAAGCGATGCACCTCATCGCGGGTGGGGGGAAGCCCAGTCAGGTCGAACGTCACTCGTCGAATCAATGTCCTCGGATCCGCTTCGGGGGCAGGCGAGCGGCCTTCGGATTCAAGTTTGCGGATGACAAATCGATCGATCGCCTGGTCGCTCCATTGTTCGTCTGCGACCTCCGGCGTCGCTGGTCGGGTTGGCGGCACGAACGCCCAGTAGTCCTCGTAGTCGGATCCCGATTCGATCCAACGTTGGATCAACTGCTGTTCCTGCTTGGACAACGGTTTCAAATGCGAATCCACGGGCGGCATCCGCAGGGACTCGTCATCGGTGGTGATCCGATTCCACAGTTCGCTATCGTCGATCGAACCAGGCTGAATCACGAAACCGATCGCCCCTTCGTCACCGTGTGCTTGGTCCAACCGCAGGCCTGCTTCGCGCGATTCGGCATCGGGGCCGTGGCAAGCGAAACAGCGTGACGACAGCAACGGACGAATGTCTTGATTGAACGATACATCGACCGTTGCCGATGGCGTTGTTGGATCCTCGGCCGGCATCGCCACGGCGACTCCCGAACCAATCGTCGCATAAGCGGCCATCCGAAGAACGGGCCAGAGGAAAGTCCGCATCAGGTCCTGTGGGGGTAACATTCGCGGCATCTAACATCCTGACCAAAAATCATGTTCAAAAACAGGGTCGCTCGCCCCCGACACAGGGCAAAGCGATGTGGTCGG
Protein-coding regions in this window:
- a CDS encoding family 16 glycoside hydrolase, translating into MTTNPAIHRLLYCLFLLIPAVASAEAPYESMFNGDNLSGWAGNDGFWSVKDGVIVGQTTKENPTEGNTFLVWQGGQVGDFVFKTQVRFEGNNTGVQYRSELIDPEKFVVKGYQADLHESPEFFGMLYAEKWRGIVAKRFQRVVVGADGKPNVVGQVGDRDQPLVDSQWNELTIVAVGNRQIHQVNGITTMDLTDDHPEARREGILALQLHAGAPMKVEFKDIRIRHLANEDARTTINAAIQNQKKAPAKATRPKVGKTKAKAESALDWVSEAPSAHWIWRQDQPTANDPIYLRHQFKIGDSNESPSVKSARLYFTCDNGASVWINGKSAGRCSDWMYPVTMLDAEKLLQEGENQIAVKAANRGGTAAFVLKLEIETTDGKKHQIVSTPNWKLSDRETDGWQQSSFNDSDWNLAVIDKGKFDVGPWNKPGITSPDAGRGKGKVDSLSVDTIKVADGFKVELVYRVPKSEQGSWVSLTTDDQGRFYASDQGDAGLYRLTVTDAKQTAADAKPNVKVEKMPVNVSGAQGMVWHDGALYFNRASTPLYRLTDSTGDGLLDHADELTGSQGGGEHGNHAVIAYGDGKHLYVDAGNHTNLPDASQISGSRVPTWDEDLLLPREWDANGHARGRLAPGGWITKFDPETKTHEVVSIGYRNQYDITLNRAGDLFTYDADMEWDLGSPWYRPTRINHAVSGSDYGWRSGSGKWPEYYEDSLPAVLNIGPGSPTGVVSGQGTKFPAKYQDAIFALDWTFGTIYTIHLTPDGAGWRGQQETICHGSPLPVTDAIVGHDGNLYFTTGGRGTDSALFRIIYVGDESTQPVAGELAGEDARQLRRRLEKFHGHEDASAVAAAWPHLSSSDRWLRHAARIAIESQPVEQWAERVSTEPNRQARITATVALARSGNPSHQAALLAALLDLDLAELDDAQLLGLLRAYALTFIRLGEPNAGQREQVIAALDAHFPHANKDVNTELIRVLVYLNAPGVIEKTIQLMADADSAPPAWAANIDFTSNPRYGSGIQKMLANQPPSHEINYAFMLRNLRDGWTMDQLRSYIQFINKAAEFSGGNSYGKFLANLRDEVLGILNNDQRAQLADISGEDFNPVPDFKITAPQGPGKKWTQADASQHIGSKQLRAADFQSGRNLFHAAQCASCHRFDGLGGDVGPDLTTVKNKFDANYLLESIIQPSKVISDQYSSKAVLLADGRLLTGLVIDNGDTLDIYPPAKTSEELKPITVDADDIELIRESPISQMPQEMLDTLSGNEVRDLIAYLLSGGDPAAKVYGK
- a CDS encoding DUF1501 domain-containing protein → MVHPLNAYETLVNRRRFLANSGMGLGTAAMASLVTGPRIASASPAGSAHGTTDDLPPGCHVPPKAKRVIFLFMAGAPSQLDLFDYKPDLQKHFNQALPPSVSMGQRVTAMTRGKEQLVMPSPFKFEQKGQSGLWMSELLPQMSTQVDKLCFIDSMNTDAINHDPGKTSFCTGSEIPGKPSMGAWLSYGLGTLNKDLPDYVVMPSAHWSGKVNVQALYSRLWGSGFLPSKHQGTSFQTSGDPVLFLSNPTGVDAGVRRRMLDSLDQFNQKHFAEIGDPEIETTIAQQEMAFRMQTSVPELTDIADESQETLDLYGPEVTQPGSYARNCLLARRMAERDVRFIQLFHRGWDHHSRLPENLRGQCQDVDQPTAGLLRDLEQRGLLEDTLVVFAGEFGRTVYCQGKLDAETYGRDHHPRCFTALLAGGGIKGGMRYGTTDEFSYNVVSDPVHVRDLHATMLHQLGVDHRQLTFPFQGLDQKLTGVEPSRVVKEIIA
- a CDS encoding PSD1 and planctomycete cytochrome C domain-containing protein codes for the protein MPAEDPTTPSATVDVSFNQDIRPLLSSRCFACHGPDAESREAGLRLDQAHGDEGAIGFVIQPGSIDDSELWNRITTDDESLRMPPVDSHLKPLSKQEQQLIQRWIESGSDYEDYWAFVPPTRPATPEVADEQWSDQAIDRFVIRKLESEGRSPAPEADPRTLIRRVTFDLTGLPPTRDEVHRFVDAYSKDAEAAWEHLVTELIDRPQYGEHMARYWLDLVRFADTNGMHKDFYRNHVAYRDWVIAAFNQNLSYDDFVRYQIAGDLYPEPTKDQLIASGFNRLHLIIDKGTALPEESHVKNVLDRVTAVGTAFMGLTVQCAQCHDHKFDPITQKDFFSLYAFFNNIDSAPETNPRQTVDGLQEPYARFPTPQQDADLQQLDDQIAKLNDQLRIAKAAAAESSTPDQSDQQTQSPAEIEKQIRNLDKRRKSIETTVPKAMVMRERPDVRETFVLVRGQYDAPGEVVQRGTPGFLPPLVKSSEVASRMDLAEWFVAADNPLTARVAVNRFWQSFFGVGLIKTAEDFGNQGDVPRHPDLLDELAVSFVESGWDVKSLVQQIAMSKTYRQSSTATPDVFKADPENRMLARGSRYRLDAEMIRDQILATSGSLSTEMHGPSVKPPQPDGLWKAVSMIGETFKPDSGDAIYRRSVYTFWKRAMPPPQMTILNAPIRDACIARRERTNTPSQALLLLNESEYLMASRRLAQSVLAQPVDQRLRFAWETVTGKLPDADEQKIANSLLDDLVIRYQQDPGMANDLCRDLTLDSQQEKTELAAWTVLCSTLYNLDITKTKN